A stretch of DNA from Malus sylvestris chromosome 9, drMalSylv7.2, whole genome shotgun sequence:
TCATCGGGCCAATAATAATTAttcagagaaaaagaagaagggggagaagaagatgaagaagccaAAATATGCTTTTCAAACAAGAAGTCAGGTCGATGTACTTGACGATGGCTATCGGTGGAGAAAATACGGTCAAAAAGCTGTGAAAGCCAACAAGTTTCCCAGGTATATACATATAGCTATACCttcattatatttttgtttctttcatcTTTCTATATGATTGTTGAAAAATCTATCTTACTTTGGTGTATGACATGAATCGGGGCAATGAAAAGCTAAaatcctttatttatttttattcagtCAAATGGTCCAAAATAATAAGACATCTCGAAAACTCGGTGCATACCATGCCTTGGTGCTTGTgtttcatttgattttctttatgTGATTTTGATGCTTGTGTTtcagatttgttttgttttttgcaaaTACATTAGTACAAGCTAGTAGATTCCACCAATAAAGCAAGATCCTAACTCGATTTTCCATTAAGAAGTGTATCAGGCATTAGGCGAAGGAAAATTGGGGGATCTCTCCTTTATTTACTTTAGCTTGGGACACTTGGTTTCCGGTCCCTTTTGATCATATATTATAGACTCACATCTTATTAGTTTAAAAACTTTGATTCAAGTCCTCCATTTATTACATTGTGATAAATTACATTCTACTAGCTCACCTTAACGATAAACATATATGCACCTTAAATTACTAACCTTTCCACTGAGACCTCCAAATTATCCAATCTAATTAACCTCCAAATTATCCCAAATTTATATCACATATCAGTGATATCAGGCACACCAAATATtagtttaatttgattttcagaTTTGAAATAATCTGCACTGCTTACTGGTGGGTACAACCTAGCCAACGAGAACCCACACACAATTTTCTTCTGTAAAATCACCCAAGCAATCCAAAAGTTGCAAGTACAAAGTCATAACACCGTTAATTGTATTATATTTGCAGTACAATTGTTTATGTTTCAATCTTTGTACCCATGAACCAAAATTTTCTTGTCTTTCTACCCACAAAGTGCAAATTAAACCTGCCTTTTGTGTTCATCTTTGTACCCATCTATAATATTATCTCAAATTTATATATACCCACTGTACTTGTACCCCAACAAAGGAATTGTGAGAAAGAATGTACCAATTGTAATGTGGAACTCAAATATACACGTTATAAAAATTGCATATGTAACAAGTCTAGAAAAACCATAACATGATTATGTGTAACATCGCACATTGTTCAAGGGAGTGGATCatttaagccttatatgtatattctcatctctacctagcacgaggccttttagaagttcactgacttcgggttccgtacgaactccgaagttaagcgagatcgcAACTTGAATTCAAACTAAGATATAAACGAAATAAAAAGCTATGTACCAGAAATATAAACGAAATAAAACTTGAATTCAAACTAAGATATAAACGAAATAAAAAGTTATGTACCAAAACATATTTTGTTTTGCCAAATATATAGGAATGGATTAGTTCTCAATAATCttatgaaattttgaaaagaaatgaATTAATTACATTTATGGGTGGCATAAAGTTTTAAATGTAAACATGTTGATGTGTATAAAGTAGAAGGACTTTGgtcaaaaatttaaaatcaataggaTTTCAATCAAAGGATATTGGTGGTTGGGGATTGCATCCTAATTTCTCCTAAAATTTATTAAGATTTTCGATGTGGGATCATTATTCAACAAATTGTttagtgtttaatttatttttcattgttttgagtTCTAGCTAGGGTTTTCTCTAGCTAACTGGGAGCAAAAAGTTTTGATCCGTACAAAAGTTTTCCTAACAATTATGTAAATGTTAGTTTACCTTTTGATGCGGAACAAACAACTTGTGTGTAAATTGTAATATATTTGAGACGTACATGCCGTGACCCATGACTATATGCTAGAACTACAAGCTACACAAAAGGGTGTTACATATTCAATCTATTTGTTGATAGATTTGCTCCAGTTCTATCGTCTGGGAACTGCACCAGGTAGCAGTGTAAGATCATCAATAATCAGAACCAGTGCAACGTGATCgatcatttcaaattttcaatgccTAAAGAATAATGCATTTTCCAACTGATATTTATCTTTTGAATCATGTGATTACACATATGCCTGCATGCAGGTATGCTTGCTTTGTATTAATTGTATGATATGTCCTGAATATATATGAAATAACAATACTGGATCTTGCTAATTAATCTGCAGAAGCTACTACCGATGCACGTATCAAGGGTGCAACGTTAAAAAACAAGTCCAACGCCTAAACAAGGACGAAGGCATTGTGGTGACCACTTACGAAGGAATGCACACCCATCCCATCGACAAGCCATCTGATAATTTTGAACATATCTTGAGTCAGATGCAAATTTACACCCACATCTGAAATTATAATTAAGTATTCATTTATTCAGTTTACATAATTTccgtatatatatttatagaaaTATCCAAGTAATATGCTTGCTTGCTTTTGTAAAAGAAATTGCACTCGTCAATAT
This window harbors:
- the LOC126582018 gene encoding probable WRKY transcription factor 75; protein product: MEKYQMFFPCSSSANYPNPNSINTDHHHMGSSHVYTNNFDGRVDQTSDGLLRLSSTTKTEDHVGSSSGEVLVHKDGHPYQQYYQQYYPSANASMNNIVVGGDQSSVDPHRANNNYSEKKKKGEKKMKKPKYAFQTRSQVDVLDDGYRWRKYGQKAVKANKFPRSYYRCTYQGCNVKKQVQRLNKDEGIVVTTYEGMHTHPIDKPSDNFEHILSQMQIYTHI